In Petrotoga miotherma DSM 10691, the sequence AAGCATAGAAAAGGCAAAAAAGGTTGTAGAAAAAAATCCATTGGAATTATTGTAAATAACATTTTTAATGGAAGATTTACCAAAAATTTTTATTTCTTTATGTATTTTTAGAACCAAATCATATTGTTGGTGTCTAAATAAATAGTTTCATTGGGAGACTTTCTAACTTCAAGGGTGTCGTTTCTTTATGAAAGGAGGGAATTATGTGAGCAACAAAAGAATAAGTGAGAAAGAAGAGAAAAAAATAATGAAAAAAATAGAAAATATAGATTTTGAAGAAGCTGAAAAAGACGAGGAGACTCTCAAAGTAAAAGTAAAAAAGCCCAAGAAAAAAGTAAAATCAGTAGATACTTTCATTTCATTATTAATAAATAAGGCAAAGAAGAAAGGCAATAAGTTATCTTATTCCGATATTGATCATGCGATCCCTACAGATGTAGCAGACGAAATAGATAGTGATTACATTGAAAAGATTTACGACGCTTTGGAATCAGAAGGAATAGAAATTTTAGAAGAAGAAGTAGAAGAAGAAGAGAAAGATGCATTAAATGAAATAGAATGTGAAAATGAAGAGGTTGAAGAATTATTTTCAGATACAGAGCTTAAAATGTACGACAATATCTCCTTAGGTGATCCTATAAAAATATATCTCAAAGAAATAAGCAAAGTTGAGCTTTTAAGTCCTTCTAGAGAAAGACAACTAGCTAGACGAGCCCAAAGGGGTGATCAAAAGGCTAGAGACGAATTGATAAAGGCAAATTTAAGGTTAGTTATTAGTATTGCGAAAAGATACACAGGTAGAGGATTGACTTTTTTAGATTTGATCCAAGAAGGAAATATCGGATTGATAAAGGCTGTAGACAAATTTGACTGGAGAAAAGGTTTTAAGTTCTCAACTTATGCAACATGGTGGATTAGACAAGCAATCACCAGATCCATAGCTGATCAAGCAAGAACGATTAGAATTCCAGTTCATTTAGTCGAAACTATAAATAGAATGAACAAAGTCATCAGAGAATATTTACAAGAAAATGGGGATTACCCTTCAGCAAAAGAACTTGCAGAAATTTTAGATAAGCCAGAAGATAAAATTAATGAAATCCTAATGAGTGCAAAAGATGTACTTTCTTTAAATTCACCTATATCTAGCGGTAATGGTGACGATGAAGAATCTGAAACAGGAGATTTTATTAGTACCGATGAAACAACCCCAGAAGAAGAAGCTCAAAAAATGATTATGAAAGAAAGATTAGAGGAAGTTCTTGACACTTTAAATTCTAAAGAAGCTTTGGTTTTGAAAATGAGGTATGGATTCTTAGATGGTAAACAGAAGACCTTAGAAGAAGTTGGACAGTTCTTCAACGTTACAAGGGAAAGAATAAGGCAGATAGAAACTAAGGCGTTGAGAAAATTGAGACATCCAAACAGAGTAGCACAATTAAAAGATATTGTAGAAAGTTAATTAAAAAGCCGCCTCGTCGAGGCGGTTTTTTAATTTCTACTTGTTTCCACCATTGAGAGCGTCATCCAACGTATGCCAAGCAAGGGTGAAGCATTTAGTTCTCATAGGAAATTTGGAGATATCAGAAAAAATTTCAATTCCATCTACTAATTCTTTATCGAATTCTTTGCCTTGTGACATCTTAATAATTTCTTGCAAAATTTTATTTGCCTCGTCTACTGTTTTACCTTCAAGGTATTCACACATCATCGATGCACTTGCCTGACTTATAATACAGCCATGCCCTGTGAAAGTAACTTCTTTTATTATATTATCTTCTACTTTTAAATAAAGGGTTATCTCGTCTCCACAAGATAAATTTTTCCCTTCAGCTTTCTTAGCGTTTTGTATCTCTTTTTTGTACCTCTCATTTTTTGCATAATCTAATATTATATCAGAGTAAAGTTCTTCTAAACCTATTTTAACCACTCCCAAACCTTTTTTAATCCTTCACATAATTTATCAACATCTTCTTCTTCGTTATACAAATAGAAGCTTACCCTACAAGTGGCGGTTGTACCAAACTCTTTCATCAATGGCTGTGCACAATGATGACCGCTTCTAATGGCTATTCCAGTCAAATCGTTCAACATATGCGCTACATCGTGTGGATGAACACCTTTCATATTGAAGGATATTATTGACTGCTGCGTTTCGTCTTGAGGGCCGAATATTTCTAAAAAATCTAACTCTTTTAATTTTTTCAATGCATAAGAGGTGAGTTGTTTATCATGTTCTTGAATATTATCCATGCCAATACTTTCAAGTATTTCTATGGCTTTAGCTAATCCTACGGCTCCGTCAACGTTTGGAGTTCCCGCCTCAAATTTGTAAGGCAACACGTTAAAAGTAGTTCCATCGGTAGAAACTTTATCGATCATTTCTCCCCCAAACAAAAAAGGGGTCATCATGTTTAAATACTTTCTTTTACCATACAACACACCTATTCCCGTGGGTCCAAGCATCTTATGGCCAGAAAAGGCTATAAAATCACAATCCATTTTTTTTACATCGATAGGAAGGTGAGGTACAGCTTGAGCCCCATCCACAACAATAATTACATCTTGTCTGATATTTCTAATTTGTTTTATTAAAGTATTAACTGGAATAAGTTGACCGGTAACGTTTGACAAAGCGGTAATACTTACTAACCTCGTTTTATTTGTAATATGCTTGAGAAAATCAGATAAATCAAAAATCCCACTTTTAGCGGGATAGTATTTTATCTTTAAATTAAAAATTTTGGCTATTTGCTGCCAGGGAACAAAATTTGCATGATGTTCTATTGTAGATATCAAAATTTCGTCATCAGACTGCAAAATATTTGAAACTGCAACGGAATATGCTATAAGATTAAGAGATTCAGTCGCACCTTTTGTGAAAATAACTTCTTCGGCTTCAGCGTTTATGAAATTTGCAACTTTACTTCTCGCATCTTCATAATACTGAGTAGCTTCAGCTGCTAAAGTGTGCGCTGATCTGTGGACGTTGGAATGATGGTTGAGGCTGTATTCATTTACAGCATCCATAACTTCCTTTGGCCTTAACGTGGTGGCAGCATTGTCAAGATAGATCAATTTATGCCCATTTATTTTTCTTTTTAAAGCTGGAAATATCTCCTCATATTCTTTGGAAGATAACATCTTTTACCACCTGACTCATCCCTTCATCGAACACTTTAATTCTATCTATGGCAGATTCAAATAAACCTGAAGAGATTAATTTTTTGGCTTCTTCCAACGAAAATCCACGAGTCATCAGATAATATAATTTCTCCTTTTCAATAGTACCTACAGTAGCAGCATGTGCAGCATTTACTTCATTTTCATCCACCAACAAACTGGGAAGCGCTTCAGCTTTGGCTTTTTCAGAAAGGGTTAAAGTGTACTCTGATTCGGATGCATTGGCTTCTTTTGCTCCTTTTTTCAAATCAAGAAAACCCCTGAATACAGCCTTTGATTCGTCTTTTATAACGCCTTTGGCATCGATTGCTCCAGTTGTTTCAGGTGAATAGAACCTCATTAAATAAAGCATATCAATAACGTTATCTTTATTTCCCAAAAAATAAGGAAATAACTGAGCCTGCGCGCCTTCGCCAGCAAGTCTGAACACAATATGTGGCGAGGTAATTCTCCCTCCTATATTTATATCTGTGACTTGAACCTTCCCGTTTTTTTGTACTTCAACAAAAGTGTTATCAATGTTTAAACTGTCGTCTTTACATAAATTTATATTTATCAATTCTAAAGAAGCATTTTCTCTTACTATTATTCTATTTGAAGTCGTTCTAAATAAATTTTCATTTTTGTTGGACTTTATATATCTAATTACAGTGGCTTTAGAGAATGGACTTATGTTGTAAACAGAGGTTTCATATATAGGGGACTTCCAATCATACGTTAAAATAATCGGGTCTCTTTCTTCTCCTTCGTTGGTTTTTAGATAAAAACCCGTATTAGAGAACGCTTCAGCCATCAATAAAAATTTCCTATGAGCACCTTCAAAATCGTATTTTGCCAAGATTTCTATCCCTTCTTGGTCGATTCCATTCAAAGCTAGTATCTTTCCACTTGTACTAACAGGGACAAAGGAAACATATTTATCTGGCTCATAACCATTTAATTTTGCCCTTTTCCATTTAGGGAAGCCCCAATTTTTGTAAGCTTCGTATCTATAATTTTTGAATGTTTTTAGCATTTCATTAGAAATGTGTTCCAAGGATGCTTGAAATTCATAATCTCCGTAATCTCTTTTTGGTGTAATTTGGGGAATTTGCCACTCAACCGCTTTTAAATCTTTATGCCTCATATCTATAGGTTTCTCAAAAATTGTCTCCATTGTTGTTCACTCCTTGTTATAACTATTTCAAATAAAAGGTTATCCTATGCTTGATTCTACTTCTAAATTAATTAATCTGTTCAATTCAATGGCGTACTCTAATGGAAGCTCTTTGGCAAAAGGTTCTACAAAACCTCTAACTACCATGGCTTTAGCCTCAGCTTCACTTAACCCTCTACTCATCAAATAGTAAATCTGCTCTTCTTTGATTCTACCTATACGTGCTTCATGCCCAACATCTGCTTCATCAGTGTAAACCTCGATAAGAGGCACAGTATCGCTTTTAGATTCGTTATCAAGCATCAAGGCTTGACAAGATACCGAAGCTTTTGCACCTTTGGCGTTCTCTCCTACCTTCAACCATCCTCTGTAAAAGGCCCAACCACCGCCGATACTTATACTTCGTGCATCGACATTTGCGCTGGTATATGGCGCAAACATGAAAACTTTGGATCCTGAATCCATATGTTGATTTGGGCCAGCATAAGTGATCGCCTTAGTTTCGGTTTTCGCTCCTTTGCCTCTTAGTATTGAAGATGGATATATCATCGTTTTATGACTCCCCAAAGAACCTGATACCCATTCCATTATACCGTCTTCATCAACTATTGCCCTTTTTGTATTCAAATTGTATGTGTTTTTACTCCAATTCTGAATCGTTGCATATTTTACCCTTGCACCTTTCTTTACGTATATTTCTACCATCCCGGCATGAAGGTTTGTTACTTCATAATAAGGAGCAGAACATCCTTCTATGAAAGCCAGTTCACTTCCTTCATCAGCAACTATTATCGTATGCTCCATCTGCCCCATTCCAGGATTATTCATTCTAAAATAAGCTTGAAGCGGCAATGGAACTTTTACACCTTTTGGGACGTATAAAAATGTACCTCCGCTCCACACAGCACCATGTAAAGCGGCATACTTATGGTTTGTAGGAGCCACTGCTTTCATGAAATATTCTTTAACTAAATCAGGATACTTTTTAACCGCACTTTCCATATTTAAAAATATAACTCCCAAATTTTCAAGCTCTTTTTTTATATTTTGATAAACGATTTCCGAATCGTATTGTGCACCAACACCAGCCAATGCCTTTTTCTCTGCCTCTGGAATTCCTAGTTTATCGAAAGTATCCTTTATTTCCGCAGGGACGTCATCCCACGATCCGGATGTTTTTCCCCTTGGCCTAATGTATGCAACAATTTTACTTACATCTAAGTCAGAAACATCAACCCCGAATCGAGGATCCCTCCACGTGTTAAATATATGTAAAGATTTTAAACGTAAATCTCTCATCCAGGTAGGTTCTTCTTTTTGTTCGGATATTTCTTGAACTACCTTTTCGTTTAAACCCGGAATAGTTTTGTAAACATACGTCTCGGGATTTTTAAAATCGAATTTGCTCTGGTCTACCAATAAATCTTCTATGTTAACATTTTCATTTTTAGCCATAATTTCACTCCTCAGAAATAGTTATTCCCATTTCTTGCTCCAACGTTGAGTAACCGTTTTCCTCTATCTCTTTAGCTAATTCTTCTGATCCTGTTTTAACTATTTTCCCGTCTATATATATATGTACGTAATCAGGAACAACAAAGTTCAAGATTCTTTGATAGTGTGTAATGAGTAATACTCCCATATTACCAGTTTTTACTCTGTTGATGTTTTCTGCTACTATTCTCAGTGCATCAATATCTAAACCGGAATCTATCTCATCCAATATACTCAATTTTGGTTTAAGAAAACCCATTTGTAGTATTTCACTTTTTTTCTTTTCACCACCGGAAAACCCGGTATTGATATATCTTTCCAGAAATTCTCCGTTGAGATCTAAATTTTGGGATAACTGGGATATTACTTTATTTAATTCCAATAGTGTAATTTTATCCTCTTTATGAATGTTTCTGAAGGAATTAATCAAGAATTGTCTCATCTTTATCCCTTCAACCTCTTCAGGAGTTTGAAAAGACATAAACAAACCTAATTTAGCCCTTTCATCTGTAGAAAGATCTAAAATGGATTGCCCTTCAAATAAGATATCTCCTGAAGTAATTTGATATTTTGGATTCCCCATGATAACATGGGCTAATGTAGATTTTCCAGACCCATTTGGCCCCATTAATGCATGTATCTCACCCTTATTTATAGTTAAGTTAACACCTTTTAATATTTCAACATCTTCATCTCTAACTTTTGCCTTCAAATCCTGTATTTCTAAAAGAGCTGACATCCCTTTTCCTCCTTCTAATTAGCAATGTTATTTTGTGCATGCTTTACTTTAAATTCTACCATATTAGTCAACTTTAAGTCAAGAAAAATTGTACAAAAAACAGTACCTTAAACAACACTTAAAGTTTAAACCAGAATCTCCATAATTAGTTAAGTTTCAACATATTTTAAAATACTAAATGATCCCTCTTATTTCCTCTAAAGTTGAAATCCCTTCTTTTTGTAAATATTCTTCTATACCTTCAATTATTTCAGCACAAGCATTGGGATTTATAAAATTAGCAGTGCCTACTTGCACAGCCCACGCACCTGCCATTATATACTCAATCACATCTCTATAATCCATAATTCCCCCAATACCTATAACAGGAACATCAACAGCTTTTGAAACTTCATACACCATTCTTAAAGCAATAGGTTTTATACAAGGCCCTGATAGACCAGCAGTTATATTATCAAAAATGGCTTTTTTCTTGCTTATATCTATCGCTAAGGCAGGAAAAGTGTTTACAAGTGATAGTGCGTCTGCTCCTGCTTCAACGCAACTTTCAGCCATTTCAACGATATTTTCAGCACTTGGAGATAATTTTACTATTAGGGGCTTTTGGCAAACTTTTCTAACTTGTGTTACAACGTTGCTAGCTATTTCTGCCTTTGTACCGAAAGAAATGCCTCCTTCTTTAACGTTGGGGCAGGAAATGTTCAGCTCTATCATATCAATCTCGGTTTGGTTTAGTTTTTCAACGGAAATAACGTATTCTTCAATCGTATTTCCACTAACGTTGGCAATTATCACCGTATCCTGGCTGTTTAAGAAAGGAAGCTCTTCTACAATAAATGCGTCTATACCGGGATTTTGTAAACCAATACTGTTCATTATGCCCCCTATGGTTTCATGAATCCGTACACCTTTATTTCCTTCTCTTTCCCTTAAAGTTAGCCCTTTGGTTGATAATCCACCTAATTTAGAGATGGGAAAGTATTCTAAAAACTCCCTACCAAAACCAAAAGTCCCAGAAGCAGCTATTACAGGATTTTTAAACTCTACCCCAGCGATTTTCACTTTGGTATCAATCATCAAAAAATACCTCCCTTCCCTCAAAAACGGGTCCCTCTTTACATACCCTTTTCATCCCAGATTTTGTCTTTATACTGCATCCCAAGCATGCTCCCATACCACAGGCCATGATACTTTCCATAGAGACAAAAACAGGAATCATATTTTCACATTTTTCAACTACTTTTTTCATCATGGGAGAAGGACCGCAAGTGAAAACAACATCATATTTTTCTGGTCTGAATATATCCGTTATGAAACCTTTTTGACCTGTAGAACCATCTTCAGTCGTTATATAGATCTTATTCACATACTTTTGTACGTAGTCCATATAATAAACTTCATTTGTAAATCCAGCATAAAAATAGATCTCTGTACTCAACTTTTTTGCCAAATAAATCATTGGAGGTATACCGATACCACCGGAAATTAAAGCAGCTTTTCCATTTACATTCAAATTAAAACCGTTCCCCAAGGGACCCAAAACCTTTAACTTATCTTTTGGTTTCAGTTTGGATAGGTAATTTGTTCCTCGTCCAACAATTTTGTACAAGAAAGTCACAACGTTTCCTTCTATATTGCATATACTAAAAGGTCTAGACAAAAGAGGATCAAAATCCCAACTACGAAACATATAAAACTGTCCAGGATCACCCAAACTGTCGTTGGATTCTAATTGAACTTTCAACTCGAATATGTCTTTTGCGATTTCAGT encodes:
- a CDS encoding SufD family Fe-S cluster assembly protein, with the translated sequence METIFEKPIDMRHKDLKAVEWQIPQITPKRDYGDYEFQASLEHISNEMLKTFKNYRYEAYKNWGFPKWKRAKLNGYEPDKYVSFVPVSTSGKILALNGIDQEGIEILAKYDFEGAHRKFLLMAEAFSNTGFYLKTNEGEERDPIILTYDWKSPIYETSVYNISPFSKATVIRYIKSNKNENLFRTTSNRIIVRENASLELININLCKDDSLNIDNTFVEVQKNGKVQVTDINIGGRITSPHIVFRLAGEGAQAQLFPYFLGNKDNVIDMLYLMRFYSPETTGAIDAKGVIKDESKAVFRGFLDLKKGAKEANASESEYTLTLSEKAKAEALPSLLVDENEVNAAHAATVGTIEKEKLYYLMTRGFSLEEAKKLISSGLFESAIDRIKVFDEGMSQVVKDVIFQRI
- a CDS encoding dihydroorotate dehydrogenase, whose protein sequence is MIDTKVKIAGVEFKNPVIAASGTFGFGREFLEYFPISKLGGLSTKGLTLREREGNKGVRIHETIGGIMNSIGLQNPGIDAFIVEELPFLNSQDTVIIANVSGNTIEEYVISVEKLNQTEIDMIELNISCPNVKEGGISFGTKAEIASNVVTQVRKVCQKPLIVKLSPSAENIVEMAESCVEAGADALSLVNTFPALAIDISKKKAIFDNITAGLSGPCIKPIALRMVYEVSKAVDVPVIGIGGIMDYRDVIEYIMAGAWAVQVGTANFINPNACAEIIEGIEEYLQKEGISTLEEIRGII
- a CDS encoding dihydroorotate dehydrogenase electron transfer subunit, whose product is MKEGYREVDISSNTEIAKDIFELKVQLESNDSLGDPGQFYMFRSWDFDPLLSRPFSICNIEGNVVTFLYKIVGRGTNYLSKLKPKDKLKVLGPLGNGFNLNVNGKAALISGGIGIPPMIYLAKKLSTEIYFYAGFTNEVYYMDYVQKYVNKIYITTEDGSTGQKGFITDIFRPEKYDVVFTCGPSPMMKKVVEKCENMIPVFVSMESIMACGMGACLGCSIKTKSGMKRVCKEGPVFEGREVFFDD
- a CDS encoding sigma-70 family RNA polymerase sigma factor yields the protein MKKIENIDFEEAEKDEETLKVKVKKPKKKVKSVDTFISLLINKAKKKGNKLSYSDIDHAIPTDVADEIDSDYIEKIYDALESEGIEILEEEVEEEEKDALNEIECENEEVEELFSDTELKMYDNISLGDPIKIYLKEISKVELLSPSRERQLARRAQRGDQKARDELIKANLRLVISIAKRYTGRGLTFLDLIQEGNIGLIKAVDKFDWRKGFKFSTYATWWIRQAITRSIADQARTIRIPVHLVETINRMNKVIREYLQENGDYPSAKELAEILDKPEDKINEILMSAKDVLSLNSPISSGNGDDEESETGDFISTDETTPEEEAQKMIMKERLEEVLDTLNSKEALVLKMRYGFLDGKQKTLEEVGQFFNVTRERIRQIETKALRKLRHPNRVAQLKDIVES
- a CDS encoding cysteine desulfurase, with the translated sequence MLSSKEYEEIFPALKRKINGHKLIYLDNAATTLRPKEVMDAVNEYSLNHHSNVHRSAHTLAAEATQYYEDARSKVANFINAEAEEVIFTKGATESLNLIAYSVAVSNILQSDDEILISTIEHHANFVPWQQIAKIFNLKIKYYPAKSGIFDLSDFLKHITNKTRLVSITALSNVTGQLIPVNTLIKQIRNIRQDVIIVVDGAQAVPHLPIDVKKMDCDFIAFSGHKMLGPTGIGVLYGKRKYLNMMTPFLFGGEMIDKVSTDGTTFNVLPYKFEAGTPNVDGAVGLAKAIEILESIGMDNIQEHDKQLTSYALKKLKELDFLEIFGPQDETQQSIISFNMKGVHPHDVAHMLNDLTGIAIRSGHHCAQPLMKEFGTTATCRVSFYLYNEEEDVDKLCEGLKKVWEWLK
- the sufB gene encoding Fe-S cluster assembly protein SufB, with protein sequence MAKNENVNIEDLLVDQSKFDFKNPETYVYKTIPGLNEKVVQEISEQKEEPTWMRDLRLKSLHIFNTWRDPRFGVDVSDLDVSKIVAYIRPRGKTSGSWDDVPAEIKDTFDKLGIPEAEKKALAGVGAQYDSEIVYQNIKKELENLGVIFLNMESAVKKYPDLVKEYFMKAVAPTNHKYAALHGAVWSGGTFLYVPKGVKVPLPLQAYFRMNNPGMGQMEHTIIVADEGSELAFIEGCSAPYYEVTNLHAGMVEIYVKKGARVKYATIQNWSKNTYNLNTKRAIVDEDGIMEWVSGSLGSHKTMIYPSSILRGKGAKTETKAITYAGPNQHMDSGSKVFMFAPYTSANVDARSISIGGGWAFYRGWLKVGENAKGAKASVSCQALMLDNESKSDTVPLIEVYTDEADVGHEARIGRIKEEQIYYLMSRGLSEAEAKAMVVRGFVEPFAKELPLEYAIELNRLINLEVESSIG
- the sufC gene encoding Fe-S cluster assembly ATPase SufC gives rise to the protein MSALLEIQDLKAKVRDEDVEILKGVNLTINKGEIHALMGPNGSGKSTLAHVIMGNPKYQITSGDILFEGQSILDLSTDERAKLGLFMSFQTPEEVEGIKMRQFLINSFRNIHKEDKITLLELNKVISQLSQNLDLNGEFLERYINTGFSGGEKKKSEILQMGFLKPKLSILDEIDSGLDIDALRIVAENINRVKTGNMGVLLITHYQRILNFVVPDYVHIYIDGKIVKTGSEELAKEIEENGYSTLEQEMGITISEE
- the sufU gene encoding Fe-S cluster assembly sulfur transfer protein SufU yields the protein MVKIGLEELYSDIILDYAKNERYKKEIQNAKKAEGKNLSCGDEITLYLKVEDNIIKEVTFTGHGCIISQASASMMCEYLEGKTVDEANKILQEIIKMSQGKEFDKELVDGIEIFSDISKFPMRTKCFTLAWHTLDDALNGGNK